Part of the Mya arenaria isolate MELC-2E11 chromosome 8, ASM2691426v1 genome, GTTGAGTGACTGTCGCTATAGCGTAAGGAGTTTCCTGTAGAAGTTGTTCGAGTTTAAACCGGCACAAACCAGTTACAAGAAGTGTGTATGATGGTTTAGGCCAGTTGGTTCCCGTCACCTGAACCACGACTGCGGCCGTCCCGATCGCGTGGAGAGTTGATAGTTCATCAGTCTTTAGGCCAAAGAAAAGACAAGGAAAACATTGTTTCACACAATGCTAATTAGCCTTAAGTTTTTATCAcaatatgtcaagtttgatttATACTATAACATACGCGCCTCTCGAGACTTGGAAAGACAATTATTGTCCATTAAATATCTATGTTGAACAGGGGTCATAACTAAAGAACCACATAAGCCAAAAAGATATATCCATAATTGCTATAACACTTAAACCAGAACAAGTTCCTTTATTTATAGAATCAATTGAATCCAAATCCATTTGGTTTTTCTCCCCCCTGCTCACTTCTTTTAATTGGTAAGTAAGGAGTATTTTATTAAGAGAGACCTAATTTATGGTGTCatgtcaaatatttgtttaataagtttatCTGCTTTTTTCCATACCTGTGAGTCTTCCAATGGCTCCCTAGGAATCACTCCGATTATCGTGCTGCTCAATGTGTTCCTGCCCAGGAGATGAGTTTTCACCATGTTCAtgctgaaatcatttatatatcagTACTGTAGTGTTTATACCATGTTTATGAAGTATGGAAATTACTGTATGATGTAGTGTTAGATGTTCAGGCTTTAGTCACAGCAGTAGAATTCTGACTTAAGAGTATTAGCCTCAATAATGGGctttcagtgatttttttttatcattaggacatgtatatacacatatgTTTCCCTGTAACAGCACAACTCTCAACTGTAAATCCCTAACcaaaatgttttagttttattatcatttcagCTTATTAACTTCAATTTCACAAACAGTAATTATTAACTTTcaaacacatatacacatatcTTTAAAACTGATGTAAGAAGAGGTACATGTATAACTAAGGGGCGCACTCTTTTGACAATCACAACTCCCTTAGAACAGAATggcaattttaacaatttttaggCCAAAATGGTGCCTTTTGAGGctattgttttatactttttttctatgtttaatatggacataaaaataaactttcatgATTTAAGGAGGGAAGGGGAGCAAGCAAggtgccccccccccatttttgGTGAATCTGAATGTTGTTTATACTGGAAGCCAAAGGGTAAATAAAGTGTTTGATACCAATTTTGACTCTGAATAGCTTCTGATAATGTAATTATCTGGACCAATGGGcatgtttaaaacttttttgCTGAATTCACCATTAAATTAATGGCAGTGAGTATGAACACACTAGTCTaccaatatttaaattttcatttaaattttataaaaaaacttatgGGTGTCTATCAAATGAAGATATGGACCAGAAGGGGATTTTGAATGGATgatacatatgtttatttgatacAGGTTTCGAAggaaaatatcttaaattaacATACAGATTTTATTTGCCTTTGTTCATCTCACATCATTacttaccgtaattcaccttagagttcggacaccttcaaataatatttttttttgctgtccgaattcaaagaaaattaacatttttacattttatctatgtccgaaataaaaataaaacccgccctttttctttatgttttgcGTTTTActctttattaatttatccgtatttatcaatagttatttagtacgcctataagtgtaaatccttcatcaagttaattaaaatcccaacaCACACGAGTTTACCAATTTAcacatgcatttaaattaataaacaccttttatcggctgCACATAGCTCACATTTATAACCTCGAGGGATTCggccacgaggatctcgtggaaaGCATGGacaatgttatacatgtgagATTAATGTTTCTGCAtggtgttttcgattgtaaACTCAGTATTGCATTtccaactttaattcatcacattaaatagttgCCTGTATCATTTAATgacttttattgttctattgatggTTTAAATGAGTATAACTGTACCATTATTATGCTTCATACAGTCTATAAATGTGGTACAAACATGACATGTCTTTGTTCatagtgtccgaactctaaggtgaattacggtatacaaattaagttcatgtatgtaattgccatgtttgcatttaatgcacgGGTCAATTGTTACCACAGCCCCCCCCCTCAGTTCGGGAGTTTACTGAAGATaacgggggaaatgggccgtgtttttaccttccaggcgGCTCCGTTCCAGGCGGCTCCGCAGTGCCAAGTGAATGAGGTGGATTTGTTTTCGCACCAACAATAGCGGGGAAAgagccttacctaggatgtcacCGAGTTCTAGGGGCATTTTGCAGgtattttaccagcagtttgttccCGCAGGACAAAGATTTTACCGTGGTTttaactgactggtgcataagaatCGAACCAACAGCATACACCATTAGAACATGTTctacaaatacaattattaataataattaaaatgcaaCTGACAAACAGTCAAATGCGCATTATCTAAACGAGTGACATACTTCTTCAAATTCCTGACAGGTATTCGCATTGACGACCCTGGCAGCAGAATATTGTCAGCCACCTGGAGCAGCGGTAATTTCCTCGGAATCGAAATTGAATTCGACATTTCAATGATTTCTGtgagtttgttattgtttgtcaaAAAATAGGACGCTATTGTGCGATGACAACAAAGTCATCCGAATGTAAAGAGTAAATTTTGCACCGAACCTAAAGGCAACATACTActttaaaataacacattttttaccGAACATGTAAGTTGTTTGTAACCTGGGTGCAGTGCTCTTGTGTTAGTGCGGTGTGTATTTTCTTCTCATTAGCAGacagttttgttaaaaaaatgtcaacaaataaGAGAGCAGAGGCTCTGGCCCATGTAGAAAAAGCAGAAAAATGGTAATGCTTATGGTTTTGATTACTCATACAATGCTCTGTCATTGATAACACTcctaaaaaaaatcctaaacaaaataaatcatcaatgGGCGTTTTGTAAACAACTGTTTCACCAAGCTACATCATCAGGTTTTgactaatgatataaaataatggttggaatttatttgcttcatcagCGTAGATGTACAGTGcgtattacaatttaaattcatttaattttgtgaACCGTCTTGTTAAAGTGTTATAACAGAGTGGCTTGAATTTaggaaataaaatgatattgacaataaatgtgttgttatgaTCATCATTCCATCcagaaataaatcattaatttggGAATTTAAAAATGTGCACTTATTTGTACCGTATGgtatttatgtgtatgtttattgtcCAAGGTCAATGTTGCAAAGTCGAAGGCCAATGTCTATGGCCAATGTCAAACTTGTATGGGTGAAAGGAAAACATTAATCTCAATAACTCTGACTGTTGGTGCCGTAACTATTACGTAGCTATCGTGCTGATAATTTATAATGCTGTTTAATTTTGCCGAACTGAAGTTACTGAACATTGTCCTTGCCAAACATGGTACAAGACATGTAATGATAATGACTTGCTGTAATCATTGAATTCTTTTAGGAATTCTTTGGGAATTTATTCAATTAACTTTGTATCTAATATTTATTCTGTATCtgtttaatttcatattaaGAAATTCTTAGATAGGATCAACTTTATATCCAGTCTAACTCTTGGGTCATGTGATAAATGACATATGAATCatgatatatatgttatgtaGAAACTCAAACAAATTCTAGTATTAGTAACATAATGCATAGATTGTAATGCAATAAAAGCTTTAAATTCTGATTGATCAAATACTCACTGgttcaatttcattaaacatgtttCCCATTCTGCATTTGCTGGGTTAAACTACAgcaaacatgtatatatcagtgtgataaatttataaacaagagctacgtttatttatattaaaaattttCAATACATAAAGTAACCATTGATATTTTCCCCCAAATAACTCTGTATGAGCCAGCAGAGTTGTTCTTTGTTTCAGTTTGAAAACCTCGTTTTTGAAATGGAATCAAGATTTAGATGGTGCAGCCTCAGAATACATTAAAGCAGGTAATATGTGTTCTTCATTGTATTGTGTAATGATTTTGATCAGCTCGCTATTTGATGGGACATATTTTGAATAACCAATGAATGTGACAGTCCTAGGTGGAGGCCATTTGCAAAGCCAAAGGTGGACgctttttaacttttaaaagcaCTTTCCATTGGTCGAAACTAGCACAAGCCCACACGCCCTGCACGGTTGAAATTCTTTTAGGGTTTGTTTAATTCTGTTAATTGATGCCAAGAAGAAGTGAAAGAAATATGCcttgttttaaactttatttaaaagcCTAATGTCAATGACTGCACTTATAATCAAATCTTGAAAGAATTTGGTTGGAATGTATTTGAGTAATATATCTATAATGAGTTCAATAACCAGTAAGCTTTTTCTAAATCATGGGCAATCACTGTTATTGGTAAATTTCTAGTTCCATTTATTGCAGGATACTTGTTCATTGATGGCCAATTCTTCTAGATGAATAGAGTCAATAGGAATTGAAGAGACATTGTAACCGTACATTTGATATAGGTCTTGAGGGGCAATTTTGCCCTGTAgtacaattttacaatttacTATGATTAATTTAGTCAAGTTTTTTTACAGAGctgctattttatttttcatctttcAGCAACATGTTACAAGAATGCTCGAGCATTACCAGAAGCTAGGGATATGTATGTGAAGGCCGCAGaaatacaacataaaatgaaGTCGTATCctttgtgtaaaacattttcccccaaaacattaaacatttaagtgGTTGATAATGGTTTATACAGCTTTATAGCAATACATTTTATGGCTTCTTAAGGAATACAAACGAAGAACATAGTTACCTGTATTGACAGTATGCAAaagtgtagcaaggcccataactctggcctTAATGTGtgttgagttatggcccttgaccaACTGAGGAATATGAATGAGCCTATGCATCCTGTTGTCATTTCCTGTGCTTCAGTTTTCAATTTGATTTCTGTAAAACTTGAGCATGAACAAAATGTGTCAGTATTTACATGAATGCTGATGAGAACAGTTACGGTAACCATGATTTGATAAATGACAACactcattcaaaaacaaatctaTATGTAAGGTTAAattaagcatatatattttccagtgaatttttttttatatttacttttctttaACAATGTCCAGACCATTTAACGCAGCAAAGTAAGTATTTCTTAGCCAGACCTTTCTTACatagataaatataaaaaaaatcttagcttgtactgaaatatattgacatgcTGAAactatagaaaaaaacataatgaatgTTGATGATTTTTGGTTTCACTCTTGTAACGCCTGCCGTGGATGATTTTAGGGCATTTGAGCaggcggggcttatcagtaAGGAAAACAAGGAGCTGGATTTGGCAGTGCAGTTTATGGAGCGGGCATCACTCATGTTCCAGGAGAACGGTACTCCAGACACCGCTGCACTCTGTCTCGAAAAGGCTGCGAAGTTTGTTGTTTGTCTTATTGGCTTGTTTGTTTCTATTAGAAACAGTTGAAGTATTGGCATAGCTTTTATGTCTTGGGCGGTTGCAGCATCataattgcataaaaatataaatcttgGACTTAATTCAAAAGCATTTCAATATGTTCACATTCACAATGCAGATTATAactatctatcatgtgttttcggtacggatagaaaaatccgacccgagggcatgTACGTAAGCCGGTAAGGAGGCTCGCCAAGTTACCAGCCACGCAGCGTGCCAGAGGATTTTTCGTTCTGGACtggaaaacatgatatttttttttcttgcatatcttaaattatcaatttgtggaaaacaTGACGTAGAAATTGAACTTTTGTACACTACACCGAAAAGCGTGTGCGACGTTGTTTATTGACGTCATAAAgcgtaataatttcaaataactaaatatcgcgtattttacgattttttattttcagttttagtttaaagttttgcatacatatatatttgattgcgaattattgaaatggcatactattattttcataaaccatgcaataaaagaaataagaaatggtGCGTTGTTGTGCGTGACttatcttacatggggggtgtaagatttggtaaaaaatcacCCCAATGAGTTTTGTTGGaaattttaacatcaaaatgaATTTAGTTTGTCATCATTGGAGCCATTTCATGAATAATCCTAGCTTACAGTAGGAGAGATTTTCACCAGTGCGGTAACTAAAGTCTACCAAATTGCTTCTAGGAGTCATGATGAAATTGCCCCTTGACTGGTACATTTCTCTACATTAATTCTCTCTGTTGTAGAATGGTGGAATCAAACTCGCCTGCCAGAGCCATTGAGTTGTACAAGCGAGCATCAGACGTCGCTGACGTAAGTTGCTTTTCAGATTAAGTTTACACAATAGATTTTTTAATAGCATTTGATGATATCACTTACAGGATCAAGTGGGGAACCTTTATGATGAAACATATTTGTGCAGTAAGCCCAGTCACCctggttaaaatatttgttgaattatgtttacatgtatgtatgagagctgcactctcacagattgattgttttgacaagctttttattcttttcctttgaatgagccaatttttgcaataatgtctggaaaccagtgatataacacaactgacaaaagatcatattgTAGTTaatcatatttacgttcgaaaactGATGTTTCATAGCTAAAACTGTAACTAACTCTTTAAGGAAAAAGACATTTTCGGCAGTTTACGAATCAATTGAGATCAGTTCTATAGTGAGGTATCtaatatgcatgaaataaaagcattgatgccaaaatcggCCGGTACTGAGACAAATTTCATAATCtgggagagtgcagctttaaggtatctgatgagAATGTTTGTTGCCTGGTGAcaccatattattttggtatcatttaaagGGCGTTATATTTAGAGAAAGTATATATGAACAATGTACCCCccaaaaaatattacaaacatgctttTCTTGCCATGAAAGATTTGAAGAAAATACCATTTCACTTAGGATTTCTGTTAAGatatagaaacaaaaaaataaaaactgtgttattttatcaataatgtaATTTCTTTCATTAATGTTGCATATTAGTCATCAGCAAGCAATACTCTTTCAGTTTATACCAACATTATATTGGGTCACTAGACATCCAAGATAATCACCAATGAAACAATCAATACATCAGCTCTTTTGTACATAAGATATCTTAATTGACAAGGACTGATTGTGTAACCATTATTGTTGCTTGCTTCATTTTTGTGATGGTTTTATTGTTGCTAATGTTTGCAATATCATATATTGTGAATTTTAAACTTTGCTACATAATTACAATATACAAACATTCTCATGTTCGGTATATAAAAGTGATTCATATGATTGCAACAAGCAGAAATGGGTTTTGACAACATAGTTTCTTGATACtgaaaagtacatgtatatttactgAGATGGCAACGAGTATTATAATTGGTACTTGAGTACTTGGACAATCTTCcaatcgagtactcgggtactcgattactcggataGTTTGAATTTGTTTTCGGGAAAGACAAGTTCGTGTACACATGTACCATTCATGTATAGTGTGCGTTGGTCATAATATTGGcatatttcatctttaaataggACTGTCATTATGTACCTTAccagaaaaatcaataaaagaaaaatgttgtttcatgcttttaatttttccttttcatttcattttgtacatacacatgtactgCAATATAAATGGAAAGAAATACTTGAATCATATTCAAGCATCTAAATGATCGTGATTagaatgaacaaaaatatttataaatttattgagttgtttactctacgaaataatatttaaatatttttcacattttcatactgaaatattgttattttaactcaTTAATTTGCATAATTCCTGAATTAAGATatccaccaatcaattgtaataATCGTTGCAAAAAGTACGCCCAATCATTAATCATTGCTCTTAACGGTCATTActaatgcacaagtcaattgtaaccatggccccccaaggtccgggggtaaaCTTTCTTActgccttacttagggtccctggggtgcaggggcatttggcggggatttaaccatcagttcgtccccgcagtgGGGGGTTTTTACCCAGgcttggcttgaccgaaagtcaaagtcctcgctattccccggacctggaggggccttggttacaattgactggtgcataattcgCGTATCAAcatccattgtttggtgaaaactCTCTAAATGGTAAACCATACAATTGTGTAGGAGatgtaccgctatcaaaacttcgctaattgacatcagtgatgtttttaaataagggccctttgttgacagtttgcatctctcacaacaactgtcaattaatttattagggtcaatTGTGAACAAAGCGGGGATAAGAGGGACCATAAATTGTCGTCTTGGAACCGCGCCAGATCTgatctgtaaatcgtgtatttggtgaattttatattatttttttcgagAACTCAAGTAGTGATTTGATACTCGGGTACTCGGTTGattgatcgagtactcgagtactcaggtactcgttgccatccctaataatTACCGGTTATAATTTTTTCTGCTGGTGTTTAGATAGAGGACCGACCGAGACAAAGTGCAGAAGACATCGGGAAGGCTGCCAGACTGCTCACCAGGCTGGAGAGGTGTGTTTGTGTTTCTTCTAAGTTACATAGGTGTTATATGTGTCATATATCGTAGATCATATCTCTCCTTTTTACGGTTCAAAAGTTGGCATCTGTGACATATTTCAAccattaattttcatttcaaaataatgttttatcatattacaTTATCTTGCATTTTCCGtattaatgtttattcacaTCATCTCaacataacatgtatataaGTGAATAAATTATTGCTTCATTGTAAGTTTTGTCTTCAGTTGTGGTAAATCTGGTAGTTATACATTTTGGGGCTGTTTTATTGGGAAGGATTAGAAACAGTATTGCCTAGGGGCCATTTTATCAAGATCCCTAGGAATTATTTGTACGTTGGAGAGTTTATGAACAGTAGGAATTGTGCTGTTTTAAGTCCTTCCTTGGTATAAAATTGCTCCTGGGTGTCTTGATGAATGAGGGCCCTTGTTCTAACTGCAATGTAACATGTTTTGCTAAATATAGCAATAAAATCATTGTTGTCCTATTATATGGAGTGGTGAATAAGTATTCAAGGGAGGTAACTGACTAactttcataattaaaaaatcatCGCCAGGTACGATGAAGCTGTTGACTGCTTCAAGAAAGAGATCAGCTTTTATGCAGCAGCGGAGAATTATGCAATGATCGCGAAGCTTGTGTTAGGGGTCATACTTATCAAGCTCCATGTCGGGGATTATGTAGCTGCAGACGAGTTCTTCAGATCAGCTACAAAGTGTGTATTGAATTTTTGTTATTCAGTTTGTTTTAGGAGTAAGATTGAAATTTAGTTTTTAGGTGGTTTTTGTTTGCTTCACTAAATTGATGTAGCTTGCAAAAGATCACTGCTTATATATAAAGTAATTATGAAGAATATACGGCTTATCTGTTTTGGAGTAAAACCCtctttttaaacacattttcaaagGTTTGTGTTGTCACTGTCAATAAGTTCAGGCGCTaactcaaaaaaaaaaagttttactcatatttgaaaatgagttcACATGCACAAAGTTTTGTATCTGATAGTGACAATAGGCATAATATTAGCAAAGTCTAAAACTTTGTCAAGTAGCTTTTTGATAGACTGGGAAAAACTGATGAGCGTTGACTGCCTCAAGAAACTTAGAATGTCAAATTAACGGGCCGTATGAATGCATAAAATACCTTTGCAATGAGTCCAATATAGCAGATTTTACCATGCATGTTTCTTGAGCAGGTTCCCTCAGTTTATTGAGTCAGAAGAGGCTGGAGCGGTTCAGGAGCTGTTGACAGCATATGATGATGGGGACGAGGAGGCAGCCAGGAGAGTGCTCAGTCTGCCTCTCATCAAGTATATGGACAATGTGGTATGTACTTGCTTATAGTCAGTGATCACTTGTTATCAGTGGTAACTTGTAGTTGGTACTCACTTGTATTCAGTGCTCACTTGTATTCAGTGCTCACTTGTATTCAGTGCTCTCTTATAGTCAGGGCTCATTAGCGCTTATTCAGTCAGCACTCAATTGTAGTCAGCGCCCAATCATAGTCAGTGCTCAATTGTAGTCAGTGTTCAACCATAGTCAGTGTTCAATCGTAGTCAGTGCTCAATCATAGTCAGTGCTCAGTTGTAGTCAGTGCTCAACCGTAGTCAGTGTTCAACCTTAGTCAGTGTTCAATCATAGTCAGTGCTCAATTGTAGTCAGTGCTCAACCGTAGTCAGTGTTCAACCTTAGTCAGTGTTCAATCATAGTCAGTGTTCAATCGTAGTCAGTGCTCAATCATAGTCAGTGCTCAATTGTAGTCAGTGCTCAACCGTAGTCAGTGTTCAACCTTAGTCAGTGTTCAATCATAGTCAGTGCTCAATTGTAGTCAGTGCTCAACCGTAGTCAGTGTTCAACCTTAGTCAGTGTTCAATCATAGTCAGTGCTCAATTGTAGTCAGTGCTCAACCGTAGTCAGTGTTCAACCTTAGTCAGTGTTCAATTGTAGTCAGTGTTCAACCGTAGTCAGTGTTCAATCGT contains:
- the LOC128243387 gene encoding gamma-soluble NSF attachment protein-like, whose translation is MSTNKRAEALAHVEKAEKCLKTSFLKWNQDLDGAASEYIKAATCYKNARALPEARDMYVKAAEIQHKMKSPFNAAKAFEQAGLISKENKELDLAVQFMERASLMFQENGTPDTAALCLEKAAKMVESNSPARAIELYKRASDVADIEDRPRQSAEDIGKAARLLTRLERYDEAVDCFKKEISFYAAAENYAMIAKLVLGVILIKLHVGDYVAADEFFRSATKFPQFIESEEAGAVQELLTAYDDGDEEAARRVLSLPLIKYMDNVFNKLARGLEIPGGMRVGGAGGGAPNVTDSLGGGTHQAAPLTAPAQLDDDEMEEGLC